The DNA window TCCTGGGGACCGATGATTTTCGGTCACGCTCATCCCGATGTTGTGGACGCCGTGCAGACGCAGGCGGAGGCGTCTACTTCGTTCGGGGCACCTACGGAGGTGGAAATCGAGGTTGCGGAGCTCGTGTGTGACCTTGTGCCGTCGGTGGAGAAGGTGCGCATGGTGAACTCCGGTACGGAGGCGACCATGAGTGCAGCCCGCCTTGCGCGCGGGTACACTGGGCGGGATAAGATCATCAAGTTTGAGGGCAACTATCATGGCCACGGCGACTTCTTCCTGATCGCGGCGGGAAGTGGGCCGATGACGTTGAGTGAACCGGACTCGCCCGGCGTAACGAAGGGCAATGCGAAAGATACTCTGCTCGCCCCTTTCAACGATCTGGATCACGTGGAGAAGCTCGTAGAGGCACATGCGGGAGAGGTCGCCTGCATCATTCTGGAGCCGATTGCGGGCAACATGGGATGCATTCCTCCGGAGCCCGGCTTTCTTGAGGGGCTCCGCGAGATCTGCGATGCCCACGACATCGTTCTCATCTTTGATGAGGTCATGACCGGATTTCGCGTTGCGCCGGGGGGAGCACAGGAGCGCTACGGGGTGACGCCCGATCTCACCTGCCTTGGCAAAATTATTGGGGGCGGACTGCCGGTGGGGGCCTATGGGGGCAAGAAGGATATCATGGACTACATTTCGCCGACGGGGCCGGTTTACCAAGCGGGGACGCTTAGCGGCAATCCGTTGGCCATGCGAGCCGGCCACGCTGTGCTCTCGAAGATTGCGGAGAACAAAGACACGATCTACGACGAGTTGGAGGCCTTCGGAGAAGCCCTCGAAGAGGGCATCCACCGCAACCTTGAGGCGCTGGATTTGGACTTCACCACGAATCGGGTGGGGGCGATGGCCAGTCTCTTCTTTACCGATCAACGGGTGGTAGACCAGGAGACGGCCAAGACAACCGATACTGATCAGTACGCCGCGTACTTCCACGCGATGTTGGAGGAAGGCATCTACCTCCCGCCGTCTCAGTTTGAGGCCATCTTTTTCGGCACGTGTCACGGCGAAGCCGAGCTCGACGCCACACTGAAGGCGCAGCGCGAGGCGCTCAGACGCATCCAATAGAAAAAGCTCGGCGCTTGACGCGCCGAGCCGTTGGTCGCAAAAGGACACTGTCGATGGACGACGTCCGTCCTGGGGGGGTTACGGAGTCCAGAGCTTCACGTCGTCGTCCTTACTTCCAGAGAGAACGTAGCGGCCGTCAGGAGAGAAGGCAATGGCGTTGACGCCCTCCGCATCGCCCTCAAAGACGTAGCCGAGATTTCCATCCTCTACCTTCCAGAGTTGGACGGTCATGTCGCTGCTCCCACTCAGAACGTATTGACCGTCCGGGGAGAAGGCGACGGCAATCACGAGGCCGGAATGGCCCTCAAAGGTGCGAAGTAGCTTTCCAGAGTCGACGTCCCACAGCCGGGCCGTCATGTCGTCGCTGCCGGAGAGAGCGTACTCCCCGTTCGGCGAGAATGCGACGGAGAAGACGTACGTGGAGTCCCAGTCGCCCTCGTCGAAGGTGCGCACGACACTGCCCGTCTCCACATCCCAGAGCTTAAGGGTGCCGGACTGACCGCTGCCGGAGAGCACGTACTCCCCGTTCGGCGAGAAGGTGACCGAGAAGATTGCTTCGTTGTTTTCGTCGAAGCGGCGGACGAGGTCGCCCGTATCTACGTCCCAGAGATGAAGGGTGCCGGAGGCGCCGCCGCCAGAGAGCACGTGCTGCCCGTCGGGCGAAAAGGTGGCCCCCAGTACCGCTTCGGAATTTTCCTCGAAGGTCCGGACGGTGTCCCCGGAATCCACATCCCACAGGCGAACGATGCCGTCAGACGTTTCAGAGACGAGACGATCGCCGTCAGGAGAGAGCGCGACCGAAATTGGTTGTTCGGTGAGGCCCTCAAACGTCTGAATTTCGCGACCGGTGACGACCTCCCACAACTTAATCGTGTTGTTCGGGGCGCCCGAGAGGGCATACTGTCCATCGGGCGAGAAGGAGACCGCATTCACCCAGTCGGCATTCCCCTCCAACGATCGCACAATGTGCAGCCGTTGCCGCTGCGGTCCCTCAGAGGCTCCATCCTCCGTGGAAGGGGACGGGGTCATTGCCTCTTGCTCTTCTTCGGTGGCGGTCGCCGTTTCGGACATTGCGGCGGGACTCGGCTCCGCCTCTCCCTCTTCGGGCCGGTACACCTGGGTTTGGGCCGGTTCGCCCTGTCCTCCGCCGGCATCCATCGAGACCTGCTCCTCGGCGTCGGCCGTCCCGTCCCCTGAAGATGGAGAGGGGACTTCGACCTCTTCGCCCGGGTCCTCCGAATGGAGCGCCTCAGCGGCTTCCTGACCGGTTTGGTAGCGGTCGTTGGGATCTTTCTTGAGCAGCTTTGCAATGACCTGCTCCAACCAGGCGGGGATGCTGTCGTCAATCTGACGGGGAGGCGTGTAGGATTCGTGCAGCACCTTGTACACGACGCTCATGGGGTGGCCTCCCGTGTGAGGGAGTTTCCCGGTGATCGATTCATAAAGAACGACGCCGAGGCTGTACAAGTCCCCTCGGGCATCAACATCGTTCCCGCGCGCCTGCTCTGGGCTCATGTATTCCGGGGTGCCCAGTACCGTCCCCGTTTGCGTGAGACGTGCATCCGAGCCCGCGTAGGCAATGCCAAAGTCCATGAGCACGGGGCGTCCCACGTCGGTCACCATGACGTTCGAGCTTTTCACGTCGCGGTGGACCGTGCCCTGATTGTGGGCGTAGCCGAGGGCTTCGGCCATGGGGGCGATCAGGCTTACTGCCTGTTCTGGGGAGACCGGTCCTTTCTCCTGGACGATCTCGTGGAGGTCGCGTCCCTCCAGATACTCCATCGCCATGTAATGAACGCCGTTCAGCTCCCCCTCGTCGAAGATGGTGACGATGTGGGGATGGTTGAGTTGGGCCGCTGATTGGGCTTCCCGGTGGAAGCGCTCCAGCATCTTCCGGTCGTGGGTCATTCCCTGCGGCAGCACCTTCAGGGCCACCTCTCGTCCCAGGCTTTCTTGAACGGCCTTGTAGACGATGGCCATGCCGCCACGGCCCAGTTCCTTTTCAATATTATATTCGGGAGACATCGCATCCCGAACGAGAGTTTCGGGATTGGAGGAGAGTGATCCAGTCCCGGTTCCCGTAGAGGTCGTTTCAGGAGGATCCTCCAGCCACTCGCCGCAGTGTTTGCACTTGCGGGCAGCTTCCAGGATCTCTTCGTGACAATACGGACAACGCTTTGTGGCTTCGGACATGTCCTAGGGGCGATTCGTGCACTGCACCTGCTTGGAAGACGGCGTTGCGTCCGATCGGACGTCGGCCGGCGGGGAGCAGGAATGGAAAGGCCATCGATCGATGCTGTCCGGTAGGAGTGAAACAAGGGGGAGGTTATGACCACATCCAACCCGAACAGCAGAACTCATAGGGGATCGTCTTCCCCATACGAACAATGAGCAATAATATTGCCAGGTTCGGGAGAACGACGGTGCAGCGTCTCGGGACAACTTGTGAAGAGCAGAGGGACATGTTACACGTCCCTGCTGCCCGTTTCCCGACGGGGAGACGCGACGTGCCCGGGCAGGGCGAGCGAGGACCCTCGCCCGTCGGGCGGGACGATCGATGAAACGCAGAGATCGCCTCCCGGCCCCGACGGACGCTGCGAATGACCTCCCTAGTCGCGTTCGTAGCGGAGCATCAGTTCGCCCATCCGGATCATATCGCCGTCCTGAAGTTCGACGGTATTGCCTTCGGGCACCTGATCCCCATTCACCATCGTCGGGTTGGTTTCGCTCGTGTTCTTCAGCAGAATGGTTTGGTCCTGCTGAATAATTTCCGCCTGCATACGAGACACCGTGCGGTACGTATCCCCGAGCTGAATATGTGCGAAGGCGCGCTCGCCTTCCACCTCCGCCCGGCCAATGGTGACCACATTGCCTTCGGGGGTCGGGCGTCCCGCAATCCGGAACTCTTTGCCCTGGTCCGGCCCGGCCGCGATCACAAGGCGACCCGGCACAAACTTCATTGTTTTCGGGGGAGCCTTGAATTTCAGCGTCTCGGGCCCTTCCGATTCGTCTTCCGGGGTCTGTGAACTGCTGGACTCGGACTTGATGCGCTGCCCAGAGGGTTCCGGGAAGCCGGTTTCGGCCCCTTCCCCGTCGCCCCCAAGCTCCGTAGAGGACAGATCGGACGAGGGTGGGTCTGTCCCGGCCGAGCCGTCCTCCGAAGGAGCAGCGGCTTGCGGAGCGGGCTCATCATCCTGGCTGGCGTACGCGAAGTAGCCTAGAACAACGACGACGAGAACGCCAAGCCCGAGGATCAGATAAACGGTGATCGTTGAGAAGCCCTGCCGAAGCGACTCGCTGGAGTCTCCGTTCTGGTTGCCGGACGAGATTTGTGTCCGGCTGGACTCGTCTAGCACGGGCTTTCGGTTGAACGGGCTGATTTCGATGACCCCTTCCACCCGGTAGCGCTCGCCTGGGGCGGGAGGTTGCTGGCCCGTCCGTGCGCGAATTTCCGCCCCACTATCGTCCTGAAGAATATAATTTTTCGTCTCCGTGTCGTTGCCACTATCGACCTGGCGGTCGACCGTGCCTTCGATCGTCACACTCTGGCCGCGATATTTGCCCGGATTGCCATTGATTTCCTTGATCGTGGGTTGGGCCTGCAGCCCCCAAGCACCAAAAATCAAAAGGAAGCAGATCCAGGCTACAGATCGCACCGGAGGAGTGAATGTGTTCACGTACCGAGTCATGGGGAAAGTCATCGGAGATTGGCTTGCGTTCAACTTAGTTTTGAGCGAGGCCGATACGAACAACCCCAGTCCAATTTTCGTCAACAAATTTGGGCCATACGACCTCACGCACCGATTGCCCGTTGTACTGGATGTCGTGGTGATACAAGGCAGGCGTGTTGGAGGTGCGCGTCCATTCGCCTTCCCCGTATCCGAGATTCGATCGGTTGAAGTTGTAGGATTCTTCGATCCCGTCGGAGTCGTTTTGGATACAATAGTAGGTCAAAATCGGCGAATCATCAAAGATGGCGTCGAAAACCTCAAAGTCGGCTGAGGCCATCCCGGCTCCGCTGAGAAGTGTGCCGATCGCACTTCCGCTGGCGGGAGACGTTTCCGAAAACTCAAGCTGATACAGCTTCTTCCACTGCTCGTCACTGTCGACGTTGTCTTGGATCGTTTCGAGACGAACGTTCTCCTCGGCTGTGGTCGCAATGCTGAACTCAAGAACCAGATAGCGCGATCCGACGGGACTGACCAACCAGGCCATGTTGGACTGATCGGAGGATCGCAGAAGGGAAACTGACCCAGCGACCGTTTCCAGAAGGGCATCGCTAGGCTGGTTGGCTTCGCTGCCGTACATTCCGCGAGTGACGCTGCCATCGGAGGCAAGGAGGTAGAAGGCCTTCACGTAGTTGGGAAAGCTGACGCGTTGCATCTCCGTATCCACGTGATTGAGGGCAGTGTCCGAAGGCTGGTCGTCATAAAATGCTGCCCCTATGCGAAGAAGGGGGGAGAGAAAGTGACCACGAACCGAGATGAGGGACGAGAGGATCGCCTTCGGCGTTGGGTTGCGAGCGGCCATCTCACGGGCAAGAGTGTACGCCTCACGGAACCGACCATTCAGAAAATAGAGCTCCTCCAGGGTGTTTGCTGTGTTCTCCCAGGTGGCAAGGGACTGATCGGCAGACCAGTTGGCGAGAAGCCAAGCATACGCGTTCATGGCCGTTCGCTGGGCTCCTACCTCCAAAGCTGAGGTTCCACAGTAGTATTCGGCCCGGAAATTTTCGTCTACGTATTTGGGGTACGAGCGACACAAGCGGTAGGCAGCGTCGTACTCGTCGGCTTCAACCTCTTGTTGAATGAGACTGCGCACGTGCGATTCCACCCGTCCGCTCAGTTGGTCTCGTTGAGCGGACGTAAGGTACGACTGGTTGGAGAGAACATTGATGTACTGCTGAAGGGCCCCGGAGCCTTGACGTCGGACGGCCCCGAACCATTCTCCGAGCACTTCGGCAAGCTTCTCCCGGACGAAGTCGCGGTCACAGTTCTGTGCGGTGCTATTGAGCACCTTCACCGCCCGGCTGAAATTCGATTGTTCAAGAAGACGGTCCGCAAGGCTAATCTGTCGCTGGGCGAAGTCTTCGCAGTACGAAGGAGAGGAAGGGGAAGCAGCTGGCCGAGGACTGGTCGAGGAAAGAGGGCCGGCGTGGGTCGCAGGGACCAGCAGGACGGCAACGAGGAGAGAAAGAACGGTCATTCGATTACAAAAGGGCATCGGCAAAAGGAGGTGCATCGGCGAGGCCTGCACTAGATCCGGGGACGAGCAGTGGGGAGACGACCCTTCGGAGACGGGTGAGGAAGAACAATACTCCGAAAGATGGCCGTTTACGCTCGAGTTTACGTATGGTCGTGACCCGGGATAGATGTCCGTCTCGTGTAGAAACGGCATCCGTGAGTCCCCAATCTATGCGGATGCATCGAGAATTTACATAGATGACCGGACCATGGACCTTCCTTTGAAACCTATGGCCGTCTTCGGGGGAATGCAAACGTCGGGGAAAGAGGTGCCTGATTCCCCTGTCCTTTATGCAGGCTCTTCTTCACGAGGGGGGAAGGGATATGTCCGCACGCGTCCGAGCTCTCGTTCGAGGGTGCCGGCCTCCGCAAGGACGGCAGAGATGTTATCTGTGGAGCCGGAATAGTACGCGAGGGATACAAGAGATTCCGCGGCCGTCTTCAGGTCGGGGGTTCCGAGCATGTACGATTTGAAGAGCTGTTTCTGGTCCTGCAGCTTGTCCACAATGAGGCCGTCGGAACAGAGCAGGAAGCCATCTTGCTCAGAAAGCGAATAGGCCGGAGCATCTTTTGGGAAGAAGTCCGGCTCGTCCCCCGTCCCGTCGAGGGTCTTGTTGATGATGTGCCCGTACTGCTCGATAAATTCGGGATCGATGTTGTCGTCTCCAGCCTCTTTTTCGAATTCGCGCAGGTACGAGTGGTCCTCGGTCACCTGCTTGATCTCGCCGTCGGTCAGGTAGTAAACGCGACTGTCCCCGAGATTTCCGGCAATAAACTGGTTGTCGCATCCGAGCACGCAGGTGAGCGTGGTGCCCATCCCGTCGAGCGAGGGATCCTGCTCCGTAATTTCGCGAATCGATTCCTGCGCAGCGTCGAAGGCGTTCTCCAGAATGTCCTTGAGCATGTCCGGAGTGACCTCGTCCTCGAACTCGTCTCGGAGGACCGACTCCACCGTCTGCAAAACAGTCTGGCTCGCAATCTGGCCTCCCGCGACGCCTCCCATTCCGTCAGCAACGCCTAGGAAAAAGGCGTCCGACGAAGGGTAAAAATGTAAGATGTCGTCCTGATTTACATCCCGGCGACCCGGAAATGTCGTGCCGTGGGCGGAGATCGGTAGCATTACGATGAGCAGCCGTTCTATTGAATGAACGAGTCAGACGGTAAGAGACGTCCCTTTTCTTGGGGCCTAGGGGAGAAGAGGGCAGAAAAGGGTGGGCAGTGCGTTTCGCACGGACCGTCTTCTCTCGGAAACGCAAGTCGAAGATGCATTAACACGTTCCCTTCCTCCTTTGTGTTCGACCTCTCGAACGGGGGAGAGAGAGCATCGTTGCAGAGCCAAAAATCATGAAGGTATGGGAGAAGGCTCAGGAGGAGGCCGAAAGCGTGCCCCCGAGTGTGTTGGGAACAGCAGGTCGTCGCTGCCGAGAATGTCGTCGGACACGCCCCCTGGTATTCGCTTAAAGATCGTGCCGGTTTTCGAGTCGCCGGACGAAACGGGGTCAGATTTCAAGAACTTGTTCAATGAAATGGTGAGGGTCGGCCAGCGTGTCGAGGAGAAGGTCAGGCGTATGAGGAGCCAGTTCAGATCGGGAGAATCGTCCGGTACAGACGGCCACTGAACGAGCGCCCGTCGTCTGGGCACAGTGAATGTCGTGGCGCGTGTCTCCGATGATTGCCGTGCGGTCGGCAGAAAAGGAATGCCCGGACTGCTCAGAAGCGCGCCGGAGCGCCATGGGCGGCAACTCGGTACGATCGGAGTGGTCGTTTCCAAAAGCGCCGATCGGGAAGTAATCGGCCAGATTTGCCCTTCGGAGCTTGTGGTACGCAATGGCTTCAACATTGCCCGTGACCAAGCCTAAGAACACGTCCTCTCGACGGGCGAGCCGAGGCAGAAGGTCCACAACGCCCGGAAGAGGATTCACGTGGTGTGACTGTATGGTCTTTTGGGCAGTCTCGGCGTATCGGGCGATCACGTCTTCCAGGTGGGGGGAGGGGTCGGGAATTCCGCTCTCCACAAGCACGTCGTGAAAGATCGCGAGATCAGTGCGTCCCGAAAACGGAACGCCGTCGGTCGAGGCGCGCTTTCCCGTTGCACTCGCGACCGCGTGGGTCACGGCCGGGCGGACCCCGCCCGTAACGTGAAGGAGCGTCCCGTCAATGTCGAAGAGCAGAAGAGTCATGAAGACAAACGGAAGGTCTACGGAGGCGAATGAATACGACCCTCTACGTCGCTGCATGATCCTGAGAGTCCGTCTATGCGGTTGTCTTCCTGCCGCTGGAGCACACCGTTATTCTTGGGGAGAGTACTTTTTGGTGCTGTGTCCATACGCTACACGATCGCACAAGGCGTTCTGAGAGGTCGTCCCCACCTCATGCCCACCACTGCGCGACGGTAGGGGGCATCCGGCGTCTCCAGTATCTGTTTCCGGGATATGTCAACCGCGACGAGGAGGCGCGTCAGCATCTGGGCCGGGGGCGAGCCGCCCTCGTAGGTGAAATTGAAAGGACAAGAGGGCGCGTCGATTCACACACTTTCTCACGGTTCGGTAAGAACTAGGGCCCCACTGAAGAATTGAAGACCGACACGTCAGGTCCCCATTCGGAGACCGTCGCTCAGTGCAACGAGGGCGGCTCCAAGCGGCCGAGTCAGCTCTTCTCGTCACTACTGCTCCCAGCCTACGCTCCATCGAATGCCCGAGTCTGTTCCTTCGACCTCTGAGGAAGAGGAGAAGACCCTCTACCTCATCGATGCGATGTCGCTTGCGTACCGCGCACACTACATCTTCATCAGCCGACCCCTCATCAACTCGAAAGGGCAGAATACCTCGGCGGCCTACGGATTTACGAACTCGCTCCTCAAACTGATTGACGACCACGACATTGAGCACGCCGCGGTCGTGTTCGACGAGGGGGAGGAGGACACCTTCCGCAAGGAGATCTACGAAGAGTATAAGGCCCACCGCGATCCGCCCCCGGACGAGCTGCTGGAAAACCTCCCGTTCATCAAGAAGATTGTGGAGGCGATGGACATTCCGGTGCTGGAGGTGCCGAACGTGGAGGCCGACGACGTCATCGGGACCCTTGCGACGCAGGCGGAAGACGACGGGGCCGACGTGGTGATTGTGTCGCCGGACAAGGACTTCAAGCAGCTGCTTTCGGAGCACGTCTCCATCTACAAGCCAGCGAAGGGGGATCAGGACTTTGAGATTCTGACCGACGAGACGTTTCGGGAGGAGCACGAGCTCGACCCTGTCCAGTTCATCGACATGCTGGCGCTCATGGGCGATAGCAGCGACAACGTGCCAGGCGTCTACGGCATTGGCGAGAAGACCGCGCAGAAGCTGCTCCGCGAATACCACTCCGTCGAAAACCTGATCGAGCACGCCGACGACCTCAGTGGGAAGCGGGCGCGCGAAGGCATGCAGGAGCACGCCGAGGAGGCAAAGCTCAGCAAGCGGCTCGTTCGCATTCGCACCGAGTTGGATGTGGGATTGGACTGGCATCAGCTTCGCCGCGCCAATCCGGACGAGGACAAGCTGCGGGCGCTCTTCAACGAGCTGGAGTTCGGGTCGCTGCTCGACCGCATGGGCATTGACGGCGAGTCGTCGGAGGACGAGGCGAAGGAGCCGACCGAAGATCCGGCCCTCGAATTCGACTTTGGGCCGTACGAGGAGGTGCAGGAGCTCGACCCCGACGCGGTGGACTACGACTTCGTGCAGAATCGGGGGCAGCTGGAGCAGTTTGTATCCGAGCTGGGGGAGCGCGATCGGTATGCCTTCGACGCGGAGACGACCTCCACCGACCCGATGTACGCCTCCCTCGTCGGGCTTTCCTTCAGTTGGGCGGACGAACAGGGCGTGTACGTTCCCACCCCGCTTCCCGACGGCATGAGCACGGACGCGGTGCTCGATATGCTCGGCCCGCTCCTGGAAGCCGACACGACGAAGGTCGGCCACAATCTGAAGTACGACCTCCTGGTACTGCGGCGGCACGGCGTGGAGGTTGGCGGCCCGCTCGTCGACACCATGGTGGCCCACTACCTGGTGGCGCCGGAGGAGAACCACAACCTCGACGACGTGGCGCGGTCGGTGCTCAACTACAAGATGGTGCCCATCTCCGATCTCTTGGGCGACGGGGAGGACATCTCGATGCGCGACGTGGCAGTGGAGGAGACGGCGCCCTACGCCTGCGAAGACGCGGACATCGCGCTTCGCCTAGCGGATGCTCTGGAAGAGCGCTTAGAAGAGGACGAACTGCAGGAGATTGCAGAAGAGATGGAGTACCCCCTCGTGCGCGTCCTCGCAGAGATGGAGCACGTGGGCATCACGGTGGACACCGACGTGCTGGACGAAATCTCGTCCCGGCTGGAGTCGGAGCTCAGTGAGATTGAGTCTGAGATTTATGATCTCGCCGGAGAGGAGTTTAACATCAACTCTCCTCAGCAACTCGGCGTCATTCTGTTCGAGAAGTTGGACCTGCCGGTGGTGTCGAAAACGCCCACCGGCAATCCGTCGACCAAAGAAAGCGTCCTGCAGGAGCTCTCCACCGAGCACGAAATTCCGGGGCTCGTCCTCGACTGGCGCTCCACCTACAAAATTAAAAGTACCTATCTCGACGCCCTCGGTGAGCTCGTGCATCCGGAGACGGGCCGCATCCACACCAGTTTCAACCAGACGCGGACCTCGACCGGACGGCTTTCCTCCAGCGATCCCAACCTGCAGAACATCCCGATTCGCACCGAGGTGGGGCGCGAGATCCGACGGGCCTTCGTACCGCGCGACGGCTGGAAATTGATGGCGGCGGACTATGCCCAGATTGAGCTCCGCATCCTCGCGTCCATGAGCGGCGACGAGGCGATGATCGAGACCTTCCGCGAGGAGGGCGACATTCATACCGACGCCGCCGCGCGCGTGTACGACATCGATCCGGATGAGGTAACGTCCGACCAGCGCCGCAAGGCGAAAGAGGTGAACTACGGCATTCCGTACGGCATCTCACCCTGGGGGCTCGCCCAGCGCCTGCGCATGCCGTTCGACGAGGCCAACGACCTCATCAAGCAGTATCGAAAGTCGTATTCGGGCGTGTCCCGATTGCTGAACGAGCTCGTGGAGCAGGCCCAGGAGAACGGCTACGCCCAAACGATGCTGGGACGCCGTCGCTACCTGCCGGACATTGACAGCTCCAACAGCAACCAGCGCAGTGCCGCCGAGCGGGTCGCCGTCAATATGCCGATTCAGGGCACACAGGCGGACATGATCAAGATCGCGATGAATCGCATCCACGAGCGGCTGGCGGACGCGACGTGGGACGCCGAAATGCTGCTCCAGGTCCACGACGAACTGGTGTTTGAGCTGCCGCCAGACGAGGTTGACGAGGTGCGGTCGATGGTCGAGGCGGAGATGCGCGACGCACTGCCCCTCGACGACGTGCCGGTTGTGATCGACATCGGCGTGGGCGACCACTGGCTCGATGCGCACTGAGAACATTACGTATTCCGTGTTGCGTATTGCGTAGCCTTGTTTTAGGGATACGAAACACGCAATACGGGACGAACGGCTTTGAATCGAAGAATACTCTCAACCTCAGCTATATGAACCAGACGACTGTCGCTGATTCTTCGCCTGCCATTCCCGCCGCCTTTGAGTTTGAGGAGGGGTCCGACGGCATCGAGTGCTACCGCCTGACCGATAATGGGTTGCGCGTTCTTTTGCTGCCGCAGGACGGAGCGCCGGTCGCCACGTCGATGGTAACGTATCACGTGGGCAGCCGCAACGAGCGCACGGGTCACACCGGTGCCACTCACATGCTGGAGCACCTCATGTTCAAGGGCACGGAGCGCTACCACAAGCGGAAGGGCACCTCGATTTTTGAGACCCTGCAGCGCGTGGGGGCCAAGGTGAACGCCTCCACGTGGCTGGACCGGACGAACTACTACGAAATGCTACCCACTGAGCACCTGCCGTTGGCGCTCGACATCGAGGCCGACCGAATGCGCGGGGCGCTCCTCGACCCGCAGGACGTGGAGTCGGAGCGGACGGTGATTCTCAACGAGCGGGATCGCAACCAGAATCAGCCGGTGTCGCGCCTCTTCGACGAAGTGTGGGCGGCCGCATTTACCGCACATCCCTATCACCACCCGACGATCGGGTGGAAGAGCGACATCGAAACCATCACCGCCGATGGGCTGCGGGAGTACTACGATACGTTCTACTGGCCGAACAACGCCACCGTCTCCATTGTCGGCAACTTCGATCGTCCCACCGCCCTGAATGAAGTCGCCGATCACTTTGGCAAGCACGACGCAGCGCCGCACGACATTCCGCAGGTCACGACGGAGGAGCCCGAGCAGACCGGACAGCGGCGGGTAACGGTGAGGCAGGACGGACAGCTGGGAGCCGTGCTTATGAGCTACAAGTCCCCGCCGGCCGTGGAGCCAGACTCCGACGCGCTCGATGTGCTGGCCCGCATCCTCGCCTCCGGCAAGGGCAGCCGTCTTTTTCAGCGCTGTACGGACCAGGGGCTCACGAGCGACGTGTTCGGCATGAACTTTCGCCTCCGCGATCCGGGGTTGTTTTCGGTCTTCGGGTACTTGGCGCCCGAGACGGATCACGAAACGGTGGAGGCAGCCATCCACGAAGAGATTCAGAAGATCCGCGACGAGGGCGTGACGCAGGAGGAGCTCGACCGTGCTCGCA is part of the Salinibacter sp. 10B genome and encodes:
- the hemL gene encoding glutamate-1-semialdehyde 2,1-aminomutase, which translates into the protein MEVAPSNIDLRRSKQFYDRAQGCIPGGVNSPARAFDSVGGTPLFIEEAEGAYLMDADGNRYLDYVGSWGPMIFGHAHPDVVDAVQTQAEASTSFGAPTEVEIEVAELVCDLVPSVEKVRMVNSGTEATMSAARLARGYTGRDKIIKFEGNYHGHGDFFLIAAGSGPMTLSEPDSPGVTKGNAKDTLLAPFNDLDHVEKLVEAHAGEVACIILEPIAGNMGCIPPEPGFLEGLREICDAHDIVLIFDEVMTGFRVAPGGAQERYGVTPDLTCLGKIIGGGLPVGAYGGKKDIMDYISPTGPVYQAGTLSGNPLAMRAGHAVLSKIAENKDTIYDELEAFGEALEEGIHRNLEALDLDFTTNRVGAMASLFFTDQRVVDQETAKTTDTDQYAAYFHAMLEEGIYLPPSQFEAIFFGTCHGEAELDATLKAQREALRRIQ
- a CDS encoding protein phosphatase 2C domain-containing protein gives rise to the protein MLPISAHGTTFPGRRDVNQDDILHFYPSSDAFFLGVADGMGGVAGGQIASQTVLQTVESVLRDEFEDEVTPDMLKDILENAFDAAQESIREITEQDPSLDGMGTTLTCVLGCDNQFIAGNLGDSRVYYLTDGEIKQVTEDHSYLREFEKEAGDDNIDPEFIEQYGHIINKTLDGTGDEPDFFPKDAPAYSLSEQDGFLLCSDGLIVDKLQDQKQLFKSYMLGTPDLKTAAESLVSLAYYSGSTDNISAVLAEAGTLERELGRVRTYPFPPREEEPA
- a CDS encoding FHA domain-containing protein, yielding MRSVAWICFLLIFGAWGLQAQPTIKEINGNPGKYRGQSVTIEGTVDRQVDSGNDTETKNYILQDDSGAEIRARTGQQPPAPGERYRVEGVIEISPFNRKPVLDESSRTQISSGNQNGDSSESLRQGFSTITVYLILGLGVLVVVVLGYFAYASQDDEPAPQAAAPSEDGSAGTDPPSSDLSSTELGGDGEGAETGFPEPSGQRIKSESSSSQTPEDESEGPETLKFKAPPKTMKFVPGRLVIAAGPDQGKEFRIAGRPTPEGNVVTIGRAEVEGERAFAHIQLGDTYRTVSRMQAEIIQQDQTILLKNTSETNPTMVNGDQVPEGNTVELQDGDMIRMGELMLRYERD
- a CDS encoding HAD family hydrolase, translated to MTLLLFDIDGTLLHVTGGVRPAVTHAVASATGKRASTDGVPFSGRTDLAIFHDVLVESGIPDPSPHLEDVIARYAETAQKTIQSHHVNPLPGVVDLLPRLARREDVFLGLVTGNVEAIAYHKLRRANLADYFPIGAFGNDHSDRTELPPMALRRASEQSGHSFSADRTAIIGDTRHDIHCAQTTGARSVAVCTGRFSRSELAPHTPDLLLDTLADPHHFIEQVLEI
- a CDS encoding serine/threonine-protein kinase codes for the protein MSEATKRCPYCHEEILEAARKCKHCGEWLEDPPETTSTGTGTGSLSSNPETLVRDAMSPEYNIEKELGRGGMAIVYKAVQESLGREVALKVLPQGMTHDRKMLERFHREAQSAAQLNHPHIVTIFDEGELNGVHYMAMEYLEGRDLHEIVQEKGPVSPEQAVSLIAPMAEALGYAHNQGTVHRDVKSSNVMVTDVGRPVLMDFGIAYAGSDARLTQTGTVLGTPEYMSPEQARGNDVDARGDLYSLGVVLYESITGKLPHTGGHPMSVVYKVLHESYTPPRQIDDSIPAWLEQVIAKLLKKDPNDRYQTGQEAAEALHSEDPGEEVEVPSPSSGDGTADAEEQVSMDAGGGQGEPAQTQVYRPEEGEAEPSPAAMSETATATEEEQEAMTPSPSTEDGASEGPQRQRLHIVRSLEGNADWVNAVSFSPDGQYALSGAPNNTIKLWEVVTGREIQTFEGLTEQPISVALSPDGDRLVSETSDGIVRLWDVDSGDTVRTFEENSEAVLGATFSPDGQHVLSGGGASGTLHLWDVDTGDLVRRFDENNEAIFSVTFSPNGEYVLSGSGQSGTLKLWDVETGSVVRTFDEGDWDSTYVFSVAFSPNGEYALSGSDDMTARLWDVDSGKLLRTFEGHSGLVIAVAFSPDGQYVLSGSSDMTVQLWKVEDGNLGYVFEGDAEGVNAIAFSPDGRYVLSGSKDDDVKLWTP